Sequence from the Actinomycetota bacterium genome:
CAAGAAGGTGATAATAGAGAAATTCATAAAGGGTAAGGAGCTTGCCATCAGCATCCTGGAAGAGGACGGCCAGCCTAAGGCCCTGCCGATAGTCGAGATCGTAACCGAAAAGGATTTCTTCGACTTCGAGGCGATGTATTCGATGGGAGAAACCAAATATTTCGTGCCGGCCCGGCTTTCAAAAGACGAGACCAAAGATGTTCAAGAACTGGCTGTAAGGGTCCATCGGACCCTTCTCTGCCGCGACGTCTCGAGGGTGGATATGATCCTCTCTGAAGACGGCCCGATCGTTCTGGAGCTAAATACCGGCCCCGGCATGACCGAGACGAGCCTCCTTCCGATGGCGGCCGAGGCGGCGGGGGTAGAATATGGCGACCTAGTCCAGCGCCTGATAGTGATGGCCTTAAAAAGAAGATGTTGACCCGCCCCGGCCGCCGCCCTATAATCTCTTTTTGGGCCCCCGTAGCTCAGGGGATAGAGCAAAGGTTTCCTAAACCTTGTGTCGCAGGTTCGATTCCTGCCGGGGGCACCATCTCTCTTTCATAATTTGCAAATCAGCTTAAGAGAGCCTCTCGGCTATGGACAGGCCGAACCTATTGGCGGCCGCCGGGCCGTTTGCGGTGATTATTCTGCCGTCCACCACCACGTTCTCATCGATTAAGATCGCCCCCTTCGACAGGAGGTCCCCCTTCATCGACCCAAAGACCGTAGCCCTCTTCCCTTGAAGCAGTCCGGCATTGGCGAGTATGACCGGGGCGATGCAGATGGCAGCAGTGATTTTTCCGGCTTTTAGAGACGCCTTGGCAAGATCCATGGCCACCTCGTCCTCGAAGTACTCCTTGGCTCCGGACCCGCCCACGAAGATGATCGCCTCGTAATCCTCCGCCCGTGCCTCCTTTAGGGCGATGTCGGCAAGGACGCGCGCCCCGCCAATCCCCCTCGACTCACGCCCCGTTGATGAGGCAACCGTAACCTTGGCTCCAAAAGACTCGAGAACGTGCCTCGGCTCCAGATACTCTTCGTCTCTGAAGTTATTGCTCGCAACAACCATCAAGACCTTCATCTTAAATCTCCTCCCCTTTTCTCGGTCGAAAAGACCGAGTAAAATCTTGTTAAATATTATGTTAAGCTATGGAGGATGATCCCTCAAGGAGGCGGGAAGGAGCTTAGCTTTTGATGGTAAGCATAGCGAAAGAGAGAGGTCTTGAGAAAAATAGACGCCTGATCAAGAGCCTTATCGGGCCAACCAGGGTAATATATACGGATGTGGACGGAACCCTGGTTGGCCCGAAGGGCTCTCTTTTTAGAGCGGCCGATGGCAGCCTCACTTTGGCTGCGGCCAAGGCCATAATGCTGGCGAGCGAACGTGGCATCGATATCGTGATGGTCTCGGGAAGAAGCGCCCGCCAACTCTTCGGCGATGCTCGAATTTTGGGCTTTAATAACTACATCGCCGAGATGGGCTGCGAGATAGTCTATGGAGGCGGATCGGAGATAGTCAAAAACTTCGAAGACCTGGCGGGGAGCGATGCCGGTCTCTATGAAGCCATAGCAAAATCCGGCTCGGTAGAGCTCCTCTTCGAGAGGTACCCTGGCAGGCTGGAATATCACACCCCTTGGTCCGAAGGAAGAAACTGCACTCATGTCTTTCGGGGTCATGTCGACATCGACCAGGCCATGAGCCTGTTGGAGAGGGAGGGCTTAAAAGATCTCAAGCTCATCGACAACGGAATAATCGCCCGTAGAGGCACGCTGGACAAATCCGTAAAAGAGATCCACGCCTATCACCTGATGCCGAGGTCGGCATCGAAGCAGAGCGGGCTCGCAAGAGATATGGAAATCCGAAAGATACCTAGGAAGACGACCATTGCCATCGGCGACGCCGTCTCGGACGTGGCAATGGCCGAGCACGTCGGAGTCTTCTTCCTGGTAAGAAATGCCCTGATGTCTAAAGAGTGCCTCGGACTTGAAGGGGAGATTGCAAAATACAAAAATGTCTTCGTCACCGAGGGCGAGGTGGGCGAGGGCTTTGCTGAGGTCGTTGAGCTTGCGTTGGAGGATCGATAGGATCACTTTCAAACACAAAAAGGGAGGGCATTCGCCCTCCCTTTAGTCTATGGGTCGCCCTCGCTCATTTTAAGGCTTATTTCCATCTGGCGTCGTCATGGACAGCCGCCTTCTGCTTTACAGCAGTACCACCGGTGCATTCTCATGTCAAACAATCAAATCACCTCCTTCCAAAGAGAAAGGATATGGTATAGTGTAAATCAAAATTTTAGCATAGATTTAAGCCGCCTTCAAACCAGCTCAGCGGTCGAGGTGCTTTAAGGCTATCTCTTCACCAAGCTCCTTAAGCAATTCGGCCGCCCGCTCGATCGACTCGTCCTTTGAGCCACCCGCTCTCTCAAGAAGAGAATAAGCCGCGGTCGCCCCAGCCTCCAAGATGCTTTCACCCGCCCCCTCTTCAACCACTCCGGCTACCACCACGCAAGGGACGCCAAGGCTCCTGGCAAGGCTAAGTACACCAAGGGGCGTTTTTCCGAAGGCCGTCTGGACGTCCAGCTTTCCCTCTCCGGTTATTACAAGATCCACCAAGGCCATTTTCTCCTTAAGATGAGAGACCGCGATGATGAGGTCGATGCCCGAATGCATCTTGGCCCCGAGGAAGACCATTAGGCCGGCGCCAAGGCCGCCCGCCGCTCCGGCGCCGGTCTTGTTCGCGACATCGATTCCAAGGTCCCTTAGGATGACATCCGCAAAATTTCTAAGCCCCCGATCCAGCATCTCGACGATCTTCGGATCGGCTCCCTTTTGAGGGGAGTAGACGAAGGCTGCGCCGTCCGGACCGTAAAGGTGGTTCTTCACATCGGAGGCGACGATAAAGTCGACTCCCTTGATCCGTTCGTCGATTTTGGAAGCATCGATCCTTGCAACTTTTTCTAAAAGAGCTCCGGAGCCGAAATCCTTTATTTCCTCGGCCGCCTCGTCGAAGAATTTTACTCCGAGAGCCTGGGCCATACCCATGCCTCCATCGGTCGTCGCGCTTCCGCCTATTCCTATGATAATCTTTGACGGCCGCCTTTTTAAGGCGGCCAAAACGAGTTCCCCCGTACCATAGGTGGTCGTAAATAAGGGATTTCTCTTCTCTTTCGGGATCAAGGATAGGCCTGAGGCGGCGGCCATCTCTAAAACCGCAACTTCCTCTTTCTTTTGGCCCAATTCCTCATTGATGAGACCAAAGAATGCCAGCGTCATCTCGCCAAGAGGTCCCGTGACTAAGGCCTCTATGCGCTCTCCGCCAGCCCCGGCTATTAGGGCGTCGACCGTTCCTTCGCCGCCGTCGGCTAAGGGGGCGGTGATTATGTGAGTCGCTGGTCGCACCCTTTCCATGCCGGTTTTGAGGGCGGCGGCAACTTCGGAAGCCGAAAGGGAGTCCTTGAATTTGTCGGGAGCGATGAGGACGGTGGCCAACTTGTCCCCTTTGCCTTCAGGGCCTCTTAAGATCTATGCCTCTCTTAAGAATGCTTTCTCTTCTGCGGTGTCGAGCATCTTAGAGACCTTGACGATCTCATAGCCCTCTTCAAACAAAAAATCTATGACCTTGGGCAGCGCCATTATCGTGTTTGTCCGGTTCTTCTGCTTGCACCCGATCAAAGAGCCGTTATCGTGAAAGAGGATTATCGCGCCATCGCGCACAAAGAGCTTGACCCGCCAGAGAATAGCCTTGGGCTTTACCCCTCGCCAATCGAGCGAGCTTAAGGTCCAGAGAACTATCCGATAGCCCTCTTTGAGAATCTCTCTTCTGGTCTTAGTCCTGGTAAATCCGCGGGGAGGACGGAAGATGTTGGTCTTGATCCCAGTGGCCCGAAATATCGATTCTTCGGCCCGAGCTATATCGCTTAAAATGGCTTTGTCCTTAGAGAGACCCATTTCGATGTGGCTGTGGGTATGATTACCTATCTCGTGGCCTTCGGCTACGATGCGTCTGGCTAGCTCGGGATACTTGTCGACGTAGCTGCCGGTCAAAAAAAAGGTCGCCTTGACGCCCTTATCGCTTAGAATATCCAGAATCTTTGGGGTGTTTTTGGGACTTGGACCGTCGTCGAAGGTTATGGCGACCATTTGGCTTAAGAGTCCTTGGCGAAAGACCCCCTCTTGACAGCCGATGCCATGATACTCCGAGTAGCTGGCAAAGATGGCCAGGGCCGCATATAGGACGAGGAATAAGAGGATGTAGCTCTGGCTTCCCCTGCCAATCTTAAGCAGGACGTTTCCATAAGGCAGGCTCCTAAGAAAGATTACCCCCGCTATCGACAAGGTCAGACCATAGGTTAGTTTGGGAAAAAAATACTTAAAGTACCTCTTCAAACAGCTTTTCTCCTTAAGAAGGATGGGGCTTCGAAGCGGAGCCCCATCCACAATTATCCATTACTCGCCCGGAACGAACCTGTCCTTTAGCTTCTCCATGACCATGGGCATCGTCGTGTATTCCATCTCTTCCAAGGGAAGACGATGGGGCTCGAAGGGGCCGTGAGCCCTTAAGTAATCGGCCGCATCCAGGGCCTTCTTCCTGGCATTGTCGTAGCTGGGATCGTCGAACATATCGCGCGGTCCCACGAAGTTACCGCCCGAAATCTGAAAGCCCAAGCAGACGACCCTGGGCGGTCCATCGAACCTGGTCGGGTTGGCCTTCTCCACCGATACCGGCATGAGCGGACCATGATGGGAGCCGCGCATCCAGCCAGCCACCGCATGGGGGAAAGAGAAGGGCTCGACGACTTCGCCCACGGCCGGCATGCCGCTCTGTGACCTGACGATCATCACCGGATCATCCTTTCCGACGTACCGACCGGCCATCAGGTTGAGCCGCTGGGTCGAGGTGACGGCCGCTATTTCGTTATCGCCCTTGCGGTAGACATGCTTGATGGCAAATCTGGAAGGGGCCCCGATGAAGATGAGCATGTTGTATAGCTCTTCGGGACAAGAGAAGGTGACCTTCTTGTGCTCCATCATATCGACGACCTCGAAGTTGAAGCCGTCATGCATATTCGGGTCTATAACCAGACCGATGGTGTTGAAGGGATCGGCAAACATCTTGTAGAGTGGCAGATTCCAGGCGCCAGGCTCCGTCTTGTCGGCCAAAAATATCAGAATCGGCTCGCTCTTTCTCTCTTCAAACTCCATCTCGGCAAAGCCGGGACCCATCCCCTTTAGGTTGCCGGAGAATGCATCGGACAACAGGTCTTGGCCCGCCCCGTACAGCTTGAGCTTCTTGGCAACCTCGGTTGTCTTCATGAAGGTCTCCCAAGCAAATTTGTGGATCTTCTCGTTCTCGATCCCGTGCTCATGGGTCATTATCAGAGCTATGTCATCACCCACGTGACCACAGTGAACATCGATGAGCAGACCGCTTTTCTTGGCCTTTTCGAGTTCTCCGGCCGACTCACCGAGCAGATCATCATGGACCGAAGAGTGACCGACATAGCCGCCCACGTCGGCCTTGATAACGCTCAGCGTAATCTTGTCTCCCATAAATCCTCCTTTAATTGAATATTCAGATATACATTCTATCTCAAAGAAACAAATCGTGCCTTACTTGCCTTGCGCAACAATGGGTCAACTGGGTTATCGAAAAGAACTCCCCTGCGCTTTACATAAAAGCCCCTTCTGATATTCTATTTTAATAGCAATTTGAACAAATTAAACCCCAAAGATAATTTACTAGAAGGCGGCGATTTGAGCAACGTGGAGACTTGGCACACAAAAGAGGTTTCTGAGGCGATCTTGTCCTTTAACACTTCCGGCGTGACCGGTCTTTCGGCTGCCGAGGCGAAAAAAAGGCTCGGCGAGGACGGCCCCAATAGCTTCAGGGAAGCCGAGACCATATCGCCGATCTCCCTTTTCTTTTCGCAATTTAATGACTTTATGATCTGGGTTCTCATAGTGGCGGCCATCATCGCAGGTCTCTTCTTGAAAGAGATGGTCGATGCGGCCGCCATTTTTGTGATCCTCATCTTGAATGCAGCCTTGGGTTTCATTCAGGAGTTTAGGGCGGAAAGGGCGATGGAGGCCCTAAAGAGGATGACCGCTCCCACGGCCCGGGTCTTAAGGGGCGGCCTGGAGAGCGTGATAGCGGCCGAGGACTTGGTGGCCGGAGACATAATCCTCTTGGAGGCTGGCGACTCCGTTCCTGCCGACGCAAGGATAATGGATTGCGCTGTATTCTACGTGGACGAGGCCTCCTTAACGGGAGAGTCTCTGCCCGAAGCCAAGGCGGCCGCTCGCCTCGCCGATGAGGGTCTCGCCCTTGGAAACAGGAGGAACATGATCTATATGGGAACCTCCGTCAAGAGCGGCCGGGCGAGGGCGATCGTCGTCGCGACCGGTCACTCAACCG
This genomic interval carries:
- a CDS encoding polysaccharide deacetylase family protein; translation: MKRYFKYFFPKLTYGLTLSIAGVIFLRSLPYGNVLLKIGRGSQSYILLFLVLYAALAIFASYSEYHGIGCQEGVFRQGLLSQMVAITFDDGPSPKNTPKILDILSDKGVKATFFLTGSYVDKYPELARRIVAEGHEIGNHTHSHIEMGLSKDKAILSDIARAEESIFRATGIKTNIFRPPRGFTRTKTRREILKEGYRIVLWTLSSLDWRGVKPKAILWRVKLFVRDGAIILFHDNGSLIGCKQKNRTNTIMALPKVIDFLFEEGYEIVKVSKMLDTAEEKAFLREA
- a CDS encoding glycerate kinase translates to MATVLIAPDKFKDSLSASEVAAALKTGMERVRPATHIITAPLADGGEGTVDALIAGAGGERIEALVTGPLGEMTLAFFGLINEELGQKKEEVAVLEMAAASGLSLIPKEKRNPLFTTTYGTGELVLAALKRRPSKIIIGIGGSATTDGGMGMAQALGVKFFDEAAEEIKDFGSGALLEKVARIDASKIDERIKGVDFIVASDVKNHLYGPDGAAFVYSPQKGADPKIVEMLDRGLRNFADVILRDLGIDVANKTGAGAAGGLGAGLMVFLGAKMHSGIDLIIAVSHLKEKMALVDLVITGEGKLDVQTAFGKTPLGVLSLARSLGVPCVVVAGVVEEGAGESILEAGATAAYSLLERAGGSKDESIERAAELLKELGEEIALKHLDR
- the fbp gene encoding fructose-1,6-bisphosphate aldolase/phosphatase, coding for MGDKITLSVIKADVGGYVGHSSVHDDLLGESAGELEKAKKSGLLIDVHCGHVGDDIALIMTHEHGIENEKIHKFAWETFMKTTEVAKKLKLYGAGQDLLSDAFSGNLKGMGPGFAEMEFEERKSEPILIFLADKTEPGAWNLPLYKMFADPFNTIGLVIDPNMHDGFNFEVVDMMEHKKVTFSCPEELYNMLIFIGAPSRFAIKHVYRKGDNEIAAVTSTQRLNLMAGRYVGKDDPVMIVRSQSGMPAVGEVVEPFSFPHAVAGWMRGSHHGPLMPVSVEKANPTRFDGPPRVVCLGFQISGGNFVGPRDMFDDPSYDNARKKALDAADYLRAHGPFEPHRLPLEEMEYTTMPMVMEKLKDRFVPGE
- a CDS encoding HAD-IIB family hydrolase — encoded protein: MVSIAKERGLEKNRRLIKSLIGPTRVIYTDVDGTLVGPKGSLFRAADGSLTLAAAKAIMLASERGIDIVMVSGRSARQLFGDARILGFNNYIAEMGCEIVYGGGSEIVKNFEDLAGSDAGLYEAIAKSGSVELLFERYPGRLEYHTPWSEGRNCTHVFRGHVDIDQAMSLLEREGLKDLKLIDNGIIARRGTLDKSVKEIHAYHLMPRSASKQSGLARDMEIRKIPRKTTIAIGDAVSDVAMAEHVGVFFLVRNALMSKECLGLEGEIAKYKNVFVTEGEVGEGFAEVVELALEDR
- a CDS encoding DJ-1/PfpI family protein, which produces MKVLMVVASNNFRDEEYLEPRHVLESFGAKVTVASSTGRESRGIGGARVLADIALKEARAEDYEAIIFVGGSGAKEYFEDEVAMDLAKASLKAGKITAAICIAPVILANAGLLQGKRATVFGSMKGDLLSKGAILIDENVVVDGRIITANGPAAANRFGLSIAERLS